CAATGTTGGTGGGCTGAATCACAAATATGACATACTTGATCTCTCCcaccctctttctcccttttgCCGTTCCCCCAGTGGACGTCTCCGACCCCGTCGACCCTCATCCGCCctgaaacaagaaaaatagATCCATGAAATGAGATGCTAAATACTAAACTCTCCTTGCAACGTGTCTCACTTCAAAAGAGAAGTGTgactaaaaaaaagaacaaaaagaaagctACCGGCAAAACTCGGGCTATAATGAGAAATGTGCGACTTCAGTTCGCTGTTGATGGCCGTATTAATCTTACTGCAATAAACTCTGGTCAGCCATTCACAGGAAGGCACCGAGCTTGGTTTAGGCTCCAAATTACACCCTGGGGGCAATTTGCCCTTTAAAAAGCCGATGGCAAACTGCTGCAAAGAAGGAAGGAATGAGCACCTGTGTTGCAAATAGGCAGCAGACGGGCTGCGGGTAGCGCTCGAGGCAACTTGTCCTGTAGCCGTTGCAGGTAGGAGCAGGTGAGATCAGGTGTGCTACGTTTTGGCATTAGGAGTCTGGCAATCTGGCGTCCACGAAGTAAATAAAGAGGTCAaattttgtgtatgtgtgtctgaagATAAGTTTGAGGAGGAAAGGCCGTCAATGTCGGCCTAAAAAGGTCATTAAATGTTACAATTACTCTTGAcggatatataatatataagagTAAATGAGGCGAGTGTATTTGTTCAGCTTCACCTCTTGTTTCCTTCCTCTCAACTGCAGCTCTGAGAGACATTTGACATACTTTCTAACAGTCGTATCCCCGCTTGTGTCTATTATGCAGTTTAATGCTGCTCAAAGTCACTTCAATTATCAATGTGATACTGTTAGCGCCTCTGGTACCAAGAGGTACTGAAGCGGTACAAAGTTGCAGATCAGATTTTGATCTAAGATCCAAGACGTTCAAATTTTCCCAAGCGCTAATTGACGTCAAGCAAGAGTCGAGTGCTCTAACTCCGTCTGATCATTATCAGCGTGCAGGGCAGCAGTTACCAGGTCACaaagttaaatacatttttttatgacACATTCACTGCTGCATAGATCAGGTTTATGTAATCTACACGGTGTTGAATTTGAGAGATGTAATCTGCATTTTGGTGCAAActggaaaactaaaaaaactggGCAAACATGTTTTGAGGAATTTGAAGGGCAAAAAAATATGACCTTCACGTTTCCTTTGTTTACTAGTGAAGCTGTGCAGTGTGCAAAGGCGGATTTGAATGGAAACATGATTTTATCTTTTGGACAGTTGAACAGTCGTGGCATTGACTTAGCTCTTTAACACATGTCCTGTTTTTTTGGGATGTTCTCTTTTTAAGGCAGCACAAACTTTGAATGTGACACAGGGAAATGCACACGCATACACCTTCCATTTTCCACACACTTCATGTAGTGTTATTGTGACCAGGTGAGGACCGCCATAGCGCTCTCAGTAAAAATTAAACTGAACTTCAAAAATAATCATTCCTCAAACAGACGCTATGTGTGAACTCAACAGTCAAGTTGACTCGCTGACTGAAAGAAATCCTTGTGGTAGAAAACTAATTAGAGACACTTTTAAACCGGTAACCCCCGACAGATGCATTTCACATCTGCGCCCTTGTCAAGTACACAGACGTCACTGTCTTCCAACAACTGCTTTTGTAGTGAAAGAATTCTCCCCGGGCATTTTACAGAAGGTTGTCAGCACATAAGTTATTATGACGAAATAAGTAAAACAAATGTGGTGCGGGGGAAATTTTCTCTCTGACGGTTAAACACTATTTTAAGCAACTCTATGAAAAAACGTTCTGTTTGAGCAACAGAACGTTTTCCTTTGTCAGCCAGTGTGTGTCTGGATCCATGCCTGTGTTGGTGCACCCTCACGGGTGCTTTGAGTATTGCGTCTCTACTGCGAGTTTGTGAGGTAGGAGGGAACAGTGCCAGGAAGATATAAAagttgtgtgaggtgtgtgtgtgtgtgtgtgtgtgtgtgtgtgtgtgtgtgtgtgtgtgtgtgtgtgtgtgtgtgtgtgtgcgtgcgtgcgtaggTGTGCATTATGCAAATACCTGCTTGCTATAACCCAGGCCAGGTAGCCAATTGGTGCAGAATAAGGAAGTTGggagtataaaaaaaacactgcggGGCAGCACCTAGTTTGTCTGCAACCTTTCATCTGGTAATGAAAGAACTGGAAAGCAAAAGACTCACCTCGTCCCACTGTGAACACTAGTCCTTTAGATTACTGGAACTACAGGAATAAGCATTGATTTCAAGTCAGCCGTTGTGAAAGTGGAGCTTTATCAAGCCGGATCAGAGCCCCTTCTATTCCTCTGGTAAGTTGCCATGTTGGCGCCGGGCAACCAGCAGCGATTTTCACAATAAGTCAAACTAAGGTCAGGTCTAAAAGGCTCAATGTTTTGATTcaattttattgtgaaatgttcATAAATATGCTTGTCTTTAACCTATtctattcttcaaatatatcTGTTGAATCCTCAAATATTGTTTGGATTAGTTTCTCTTATCCCCGTGGGTTTAAACTTCTTATCTCACTTGTGTCTTATGTTGTGACGAGATGGTGGGTGGTTTATTAACTCTGGCATCGTCTCACTTAAATATTTATCCAGCATGTAACAAATACAGTATAAGTTTGGtgtaatgaaatgtaaaacaatgcATTAACCTCAATAAATTCCCCTAAAATCGAAATATTTTTAGTACAATTGTACAGGGTCAACCCTTCTTCTCTTCTATTCTGCTCCGGCTAATGTTGTTGCAGAAAGACTGCATTAGTCATTCGATATTGGCATCAACCTCAGTTTTCATTTAAGTTTTAGTTGacaggtaaaataaaaataaatgaagagatTAGAAGAGAAATTATAAATGGACATGCAGTTGCGTCCAATGCTGTGATAAGGCAACAATAACCGAAATGAAACCTACAGTCATGTTGATAAGCTCTGATTATCTCCTGACGTCAATCCCATTACACATGCACTGGAGGGATTTTTCACCACGGCTCAGCTAAAGGGTTACTGATCCATAACCttaactgtgtgtttgtctcttttctaAAGAAATTCTACGTTACATACTTGCTGCCTGGTTGATACGATACCTGCTTGTCAGTGTAGACGGGGTTGATGCACAGCATGAAGTGTTTGTTTAGCAGGTTTTCCACCGAGGAGCTGGTCTGCCGTTGCATGTTAGCATGTGTCACATACTTCCTTGGAAAATCTTACTCTCTCAGGGCTGTTGACATTTGGTAGTTGTAAGAATGAAAGCGCAAAACTTTAAGTCGCTTGCCTGTATGTCGCATTTGTTAGGCTGGCAGAGTAGTATCtagaattaaaatgtgtaacagAGCTTGGAGTAATTTTATTTAGAACGTGGTGATAAAGATATGACAACGTTCTTCCAGGGAACAGGTGTGTGTCGCTAGGAAGTAATTACACATTTTGTGTTGCTAAATGAAATGGGTGTTAACCAGTGACAGATTTATGACTAGAGTCCCATAACATTTACACCAAAAGAAAGGATATTGCTCTTATTCTGATCTAATAGAATTCTCGTCCAGTTTAAAAGATGCAAAGTTGACTTATCAAAACTCAAAATGTTTGTTCAGAAGTTGGAAAAGTTTATTGTCTAAGCATAAAAATGATGATTGAATGTAAACGGTGTGTCAGTTATGACTCAGCTTTTGTGCTGGTGAATCACTTCTCTAATGTTTCAAATTCCTTTCTACAGTAAATCTCTCCCGTGCGGCCTCAGCCCTCTGGGCCATGGTACATCTGAGTGTCGCGGCTACAACATGAGCATATCTCCATTCACCACCCTGGAGAGCCCACTGACGTCTTCCTGGAGCCCCACCAACTCCTACCCTGATGGTGAGGCCGCTGAGCGCCACTCACACGCTCTTCCTTAGGCCTCTCCTAAGCCTCAACGGCATAAAGTCTTCAATTCAATCAATTATTAACAAGGAATTCAGCTCGTCAAAGTTAAATTCGCTGATGCTCGTGAGGTGCTTGTCTTCAATTGCCTTCAAACGTAACCCCTGACGTCCGTCTCCAGTTGCCACGTGGATGTCCGGCTACTCAAACCGCCTGTGGCCTCGCGACCCAAAGCCCCAGCTCTGGAGCAAGTTCCAGGTGTGGGAGTGGCTGCAGCAGGTCATGGACATCAACCAGATCGACGCCTCCAGCGTCCCCTTCCAGAACTTCGACATGGACGGCCATCAGCTATGCGGCCTGAGCTACCAGGACTTCATTCACGCCGCGGGCAGCGCGGGACCCGTCCTCTTCCACAGCATCACGGAGCTCAAGTGGAGCGGTGCGTCCCAGAGAgtctgatgggggggggagaacgaTTAGTTGCAGTAAGAGAGGAGCCGGGTGACTCGAGTTGAGTCTTGCTGAAGGAGCCAGTCAGGGGTCACGCTGCGAGTGATTAAAGCGAGGCAGATGATGGATTTGTTGTTGCCGCTGGTTGGAGTAGGTCTCCTAACAAAAGCGCACAGGGGGGTTTGAAGCGGGAGAcacaagctgtttttttaattaaaaagagttTGAGGCGTGTTTTTAACTGGAGCTACTTTGTGAGAAATGTGTCCGAGAGggaattaaaacaataataacattCAAGGCTAATAATATGTTGTGAGCGATGGCAGTGGATTGTAATTGACCTGATGTCTACCGTTAATGGCATTTCGAAACACAAAAGGCAGAAGACCAGGCAAAACAGGTTTAAACTCCAGGTCGCGGTGACATTTGAGGTGAACAAAACCGGTGCacaatgctgctgttgttgctgctgcgaGCCGAGAGACAAAAGTTCAGCTCAGTTTCCTGGTGCGTGATGCTACATTTTATACATGAAACTTTTCAGTAGTAATGAACATGGAGACTGGATGGAGAGATCCTCcttgttaaaaagaaaacatacagtCCACTCTACTCACATGAAGGACAGGTGTTTGACGTGCGCTTTCGAGTACATTTTGCCGCTTGTTTGCCTTGAAAATACAGAACCGTGAGGTTTTAGGTATCtgcgtttatatatatatatatttatataaatcataAAGCAACACAATATTTGTTTGTGCTAAATCTGCAGAATATTTCCTGACTACCTGACAGTGTAACTCACATTATAGTGGCCTAAAGACATTATTGTAGAGCTAAATAATCGCTAATGACACACATTTTATTGCTTGATTTGACCTGATAAACAACTTACTTACTTCTTTCCCATCTCTGCAGGCCAGTGCCACGTGGAATTAGGGCACCTGGAGCTCAAACCAGAACGTAAGAGTTAATTAAACAACTTGTTTTTCCAGATGATAAAGACCAAGGTGTTGACACAGACAGGCGCGTCAAGACTTCACCCGTTTACTTAGATGTGATCTCTTCATTATCCCTTTCCCATTGTCTTTGTGCCCTTTACAGTAGACTTCTCCTGTTCGTTTTCGGAGGTCAGCTATCCACCTGCAGGTAATGTAAAAATATCAGCCGGCTGCCTTGTTTTGTCTCGTGCTTTTTTTAGAGTGAATCACGTAACAAATGAACGGAAtccattttttctcttttagacTTAGACGTGTACAGTCCCTCCATTCCCCCCATTGCCCCCGTCGCATCTCCCACCCCTTCCAGCCCCGGTGAGGAATGCACAAGTTATACAATACAACAAGGTATTCAATGGAAccccaaaaatatgttttacaaatgaaaaaaactgaataaacaAAATAGATTGAAGATTCAacagtattttttattctttttctcaGATATTAAACGGTCTTTAAGTCGtcaggtcaaaaaacacagtgaGTTATTCAAACACGTGTTTCATATTCGTACATGTTATATTATTTCCCATTCAACCTGCTTCCTTTGCCAACAGACCCGAGGGGGATCCACTTGTGGGAGTTCATCAGGGACATTCTGCTGAACCCGGAACGGAACCCGGGCCTCATCAAATGGGAGGATCGGGCGGAGGGGGTTTTCCGCTTCCTTAAGTCCGATGCGGTGGCACAGTTATGgggcaagaagaagaataacATCAGCATGACCTATGAGAAACTAAGCCGGGCAATGAGGTAAACGTGCAGCTGTTGCACAAGTAGtagtacaaataaaaataaaaaacagagcgTGAGTGTTGGAATTGGGATTAAATTCGAACCCATGCAATAAAATCAACATCCTTTATGCACACAAGGCCTTTATTTATACCAATAGTTTGAGAAATCTCATTTCACTGCATTGTTCCTAATTAAATGGACTTAAGCAGCTTATAATGCACTTGCTGTATTAAGAGGATAACTAACTGAGCTCGaccattttaaaacacatttccgTTTGTTGATTACTTACCGTAGAATAGACACATTTTGGATTTGCTTCATGTTTTCACCCTCCTCCTAAATTAACTGAAATGAGCTTCTCAGAAAATCTCCTGCTAAGTCACAGCTTTACATTCAAATGAGCTAATCTAATGAGCTTAATTTCAATGTGGTGAAACCAACGGGAACCTCAAAATGTGCCCACAGGTATCGTCACTGTGACCACAAAGCTGATTTTCTATTTACGGTCGTGCAGAAGATTTTGCTGCATGATGCAATCACCAAAGCGATTGTTCTCTGATAACAAAAGTTGTAAAGGAACAACAACCAAACAaactttttactttcttttgatATCACGTGATTGAATGCAAAGGAaatttttatgttttgtgaGGAAATGTATTATGTGTAGAAGAGAAAAAGTCAAATAACACAATTACATATAACTCATTTCATGACGACCTTAAATCAAAAAAGAATTAAGCCAAATCTTACTCTGTTTTTATACGTTCATTTGGTATTTGATTGATTGAGACATAATAAGGTTACAATTCTGTGgcccatttgtgttttttgcattGAACAACAATGGAAAAATATACATTGTTGGTTTCAgattttttattagatttgtTGATCAATTGAAAGCTGCGGAATGGCACCAGACTCACACTGGATTTTTATATAACATTTGCAAAACACATATACCATATGATCTGCGATGAATTCCTTTTGAATTTGTCTGTTCACCTCTTTCAGATATTACTACAAAAGAGAGATCCTGGAGCGAGTGGACGGACGCAGACTTGTTTACAAGTTTGGAAGGAATGCAAGAGGATGGAGGGAGTCAGACATGTgaacattttgttcatttttagctTTCTTTGATGTTTGATGCAAATATGATGTTATATTGTAGTTTTCACTGAGTGTCTTTGATAAAAACACGTTTAAACAGTTTATACTATGTGGATAATGATACGTTTGCTTTGCTTTGGTatgattatttaatttcatcTCTTTCTGGTGATACTGATGTGTtctttattgtgcttttttaCAATAGCTTCTTATTGTAGCTGCGTGGCAGCAGTCAAACCtcacaaatgtttgtttacataATATAAAACATTGAGGGGTCTATTTGtcaattactttttttcaaGTCCCAAACGAGCATGTGTTGATAGCGTTTAAAACACACGTGCCATCCGGATGTATGTTTTGGCTACTAGTACTGTAAAGTGTCCTTAAGGGAGGGATGTGAAAAAACCACAACTTACCAAATAAGAAACCAACTTTCCATAATCGGAATGAAGTAGACAATGCGTAAAAATTTACATCGCACAATGATTGGTCTTATTTGgttggtttttacattttgcatccATTGAGCTCTAtagaaaatacatacatatttattattgattgataaaaaataaagctcgtcgttgtttttatttaacaaagtcGTGCACTTTGGGAGTCATCGTTTACACCAAGAAGAGGACAATTCTTTTGACTTTTAATTTCAAAGAAATGTTGCAAACCAATCATCAATCAGCAGTTTGATTTCAACACTTATCACCTATATTGCAGCTATTCTTACCTGTCACACCATTGTTACAGTGTGAGACACGGCTCTGTTAACCGGTGGCCAGCGCCGTGCTGCAGGGAGACGGATAACATAACTGGGCTTCGATGGCTAGCGAGATAAAAGTAGTAGCAATTTGAAACTCCATTCTTTGGCCTGAATTCACAAGCAAATTTGGTCTAATCTCCACTAATGTGTCAGGCTTTTGTAATCCTCCTTTACATAGCAAAGCACTGATTGACATaaagttattttattatctttCCTGACAGCTTCAaaatccctcctcccctctttcagTCTGTTTGCGCTGCTCTGAAACACAACATGGATGTCGCTAACCGACATTTGCATAATTCCGCCATATGTCACTATTAAGAAGTAATCTTCTAGTTTCAGGCCTGATCGAATTGCTGAATGATTGACATCTCTGATTAGAGGAGCTTGCTATAATTTTGTTTTCTATTGCCTTCtggatgaaataaagaaaattgcGGGAGGAACAATGATATATTCAGCGACTGCTGCTGATTGGATTGATATAATGGCTTTTGATTGCCATATAGTTGTCTGACCGTATATGCAGCATGCTGGTAACGCCATTCAAACTGAAGTGCATATTCATTATATGCCATTGTTCAGATTCCATGTTGTTTCATAAAATCCCACTTGGTGGTTCCATTTGAGCAGAACTTATCAAGACCcatattatacatttttaactGAGTTGGACACATTGCAAACATCCATGATATGCTGACATCTGATTCAAATGACATATTAGCTGACGTATTTATGTGCTTTGATAGCATTTATGTGGAGTTTAGTGCTTGACTCACTGTGGCCTCTCACTCCAATGGATCTTCAGAATCAACTGTAGGTGGGAGACGGATGGGTTTAGGAAAGCACCGTTGAACCCGTGTAACTCGTATATACAACACATGATTGTTAATCATTCATAACAGACACTGATGTTATTTAGGGAAACATGCACCCAAACCGGTTGTAATAGATCTTCGACAGAGCGAAAACACATGCAGCTGTGAAGAGATACTCAATCCAAGTGACTAACTGTATCAATGTTCGTTTGTTGCACATTGCACAGCTATTATGATAAGGACAGTGCAGACAACTGTCTAAAAGTAATAATCTACTGGATACGGGCTGCACAGGTTAaatctttgccttttttttttgccaaaaaatAATATGAGATATTAGCCCACAACtgtcttcatttgtttttgcctgAGGCATTTTTTCAGATTTGAATGAGCCACACAAGGgctattttgttatttaaatggCGTGCTAATTCAGTCAGAAAgatgctggaggaggaacatgAAAGTGATAAAAAAGATAGGTGGAACGTGAGCATAAAGACAGCTGGCTGGGATTTTGTATCAGTGTCTCATGCCTGCTCAGTTGGGCAATTGCGTTTCctcagtttcattttttcttatGCAAAGGTTATCTGCCATATTACTTGTGTGCGTATGTGGGTGTGTCCCTTTAATGCAAAGTTCCTAGAAAGTGGTATTTGGGGACACATGTCTGCGTCTGCCTCACTTTAACACGGCCGTCAGAGCTAAGTTTTGACATCTTCACACTCAAGTGGAGCTTTTAAGATTTCAGATCAATCTGCGAACTGAGTCATTGATTCAGCTCTAATTCTTTTAGGAGGAAATATGTTAATCACCCACAGAAATAACAATTTGACAGTCTGTGGGGCTAAAGAGGTTAAAAAGTAAACAAAGGTGCAAATCAAAATACAAATTTTAAATTCATATGACACAAAAACTAGTAATGAAGTCACTCTGCTCACATCGACAATTGATAATTGCgtgaagaggtgtgtttacATATTCATTAATGAGACAGAAACATGAGGAAGTATTGATGAAAAATATGTCTTTTTATGAAGCCAATTTCCTTCTCTGAATTAATATCTTCTACCCTGTTCACATTAAACCAATTAGCCAcgcaaaaatgttttgtttgcacACCCTGTTGCAGAGAAAGTCCCATAGGCTCAAGTTACATATGCCTCTTTCATGAAGGAAAATAAAGTTCAAACACATGTTTATGTTATGTAATAGAAAAcatatttgtgaaaataaatatttttctcaCATTCAAACAGTTGTAAATTGAAAACATcccattcatttttatttaaaaaaatgcttgaTAAAAAACAGTTATATCACATCACAGAAATCTTGATCTACATAGTAATGGTAGTGGTGCACAATAGGTTCAATAAAAGAAGTAGTGAAAAATCGggcaaaaatgtttaaaatagaTAATATGTCTAGGAATGTAATTTACATGTATCTAACCATAGACTGTATGAAATAATTATAAATTATCCTGTTCACAGTAGCACTGTTACGTTTTCCCCAGCAGATGGCGGTAGATCTGTTAGTCTGGAGGTTTTGACCAATTTCTAACGCAACAGTGTGAAAGGACCTCGAAGGACCCAAATGAGTTACAATTTTTATGCCAGATCGTTAAtctgtaaataaatagataacGTATTCTCTGTGCAAAGTAAGCAGGTTTTAATTCatcaaaaatgaaacaaaacagtaTTTTATGGTTTATGATTAATCTcaaaaatagattttctttttgaagtaTGCATTTGTTCCTGTCGTTAGTTTATAATTGGGCACCTAAATAGACGCGTCTCATCGGCGGAGGACGACAACATGGCGGCCTCCTTACGTCTGGGTCGTCAAGGGATTTTATTTGGCTTTAGATTAGCTGCTGCTTTTGATAGATGTTTATTGGCCACGCATCCATGTCAGGATAATGTCAGACACTTGTTTCGATCACCGCGGATCCTTGGTGAGTCGCCATTGTGCTGTTGCCATCTCCTTCGCCAGATCAGCAGCCGCTGACATTAGCTGCCATCGTTTTCTTACCTCCGTTAACCTCAAAACATTAACCTTAATTTGGTAACTTTGctattgttttttctctctccgtaCACTAACGTTAACCAACACAAATATGTTTGAATGGACGGTCTGGCGTGTTGCATTTCCACCTGAGAAATGAAGCTTACATTTGACCTCCGATTACGTGAAATAAATACGCATCATGAATGACTGCGGGATGTCATTTATTGACGTTAGCTGCTCTGCACGGGGCATACGAGGGAAATAGTCTGGTGGTTCACGGCGGTTTCTCTCTCATTCAGGAATGGACACATATTTAGATACAGTTTGAGGCACTGGCATTACGAACTAACATTGATGAAGACACCGTAAGTTATCGAGTAATAACAGTACTGCCCCCTTCACTTCATCAGTCGACTAATCGGTCAATTTAGTTTTCGTCGTctaaaatgtctttagtttcttttctcttcgcttttttttcctttgtggtTGTACAGGGGTCCATTTTAggaagcgggtttagtggaaactcagagtttgttaaccctgagatgaggaaaactctggcttgtctgtttcagaaagggaggtaactaaagctccggctcagtcaccatggtaactgagcctgtgaacataacctggtcgggagcaggttttcttgaATAAACCTGGAGTTgctttcacagtctcctccctctgacagcagcccagccaatcacacatcgtgctttcatttcctcattcattcaagtactctgtatcaggtcgattttagcgcagtttccacatatgaacaaaataagatgttacgttaaagactaaagtgttttctggaacatgacacgtccttttctggacgatactgttgatgaagaagcggttTTACTTCACAGGGTGTTCAACACGAGAGAGAattagatatattgtcatttccatAACTACTTGTTTAAACTGTATCGTTTTTCTttacagtccatcaaatatgtacacaaCCTCACCCGTCCTTATATAAGTAACGTCACTCATCGGGCACATGCTCTCACGTCCAAGCTCATCCTTTGTGTAGTTTTACTGTTTTGCCTTTACAACATTCTAATATTAGTAACGCTGCTGtgtgcagagccgtgagaaacgtgtttgtcgctctgaaacgtcttttaaacctttttgttcccCTGACACAAACAAGTGATACCATTAAATAGGAGatccacaggatgcacctgaataaaatacattataggtTCAATtccattgtaccagtttttaccagcgatattgttcttgtgattaaatatgagcatgggtctgtatttcaagcctgtgtgtagtgcattaTAACGAACGGTGTAAAAAAGAACGgtgtaaaaaatgtcattttcccactgggaattagtaaaacgtatgGTTAGTGTgtaaatattaactgacaacactatattggaacttatgCCATTTCTCTGTCTTCTGCTGCAGTAGcggtgttgcttttctttctaattacgggttcatactcgccATTagcttgcattaatatttccagcTCAAATAGGGTGAAGTATGCCGACCGATTGTTTGTGGTTGCTGCCATGGtagtatcgtggctccatttgtgctgccttcatactctttcacgcgctcaactctgagtcaaactACTCccagttgattgaaccaactctaaacagctgttctgaaaccctaaactctgtgtttcccatctcagggtaaatcaactcagagtttagggtttgactcagagtttgttaaacctcctagttgaaacggaccccagatGTGTTGATAAAATCAACAGTCTATATGAGTGTTGGGTTGGAGTGTATCCAGGCGAGCACAGCTCAGAATGTCCACATTCATGTTTGGGATGGAATGTTAATGTTAACGGCTCAGCACTTAATGATCAGTCTCATGCAATCAGAGCGAAGGCATTCATCTAGTAAATGGGCGCGTTGAATTCAGGTCAGAAATAATTGGTTGCTTGGAATAATGTGCATGTTAGCGAAGGACAGTATGCTGCCCTTcctttcttgatttttttcctGCAGACAGTTTGACATGTCGTAGCAGGCAAAGCACTGGTCTTCACTAATGACAAATGATGGCTCCATTCTAAGCTGTGCTGGTAAAGCAAGCGAGTACAATCATAGGCAATGAATGGAATGCAACCGTCATTAATGCAATTAAGTGTATACCAAGTTTTTCTTCCTAGGAAATATAAAATGTCTGCTGGGAAAATGGTATTTATCCTGTGAACAGAACAACAGagacatctttttttaacagttaCTGGTATTCTTTCATTTCTGATTctgaattaaaatgtaaatattgatgtAAACAAAATGGAATTCAAAACATAGTGACATTGTCAAATATCCAGGAGATGGCAGTATGCAACAGATATCACACCGGTGCAGAAATTAACAACTACTGTAAAATTCCAATTTTATTTacctaccaaaaaaaaatcccaaaccaCAAGTGTACCGAAGCAGCAGCATATCTCAAGGACATAGTCTAAGCTTGGTGTCTGGCTCGTAGAACACAGTTCTAGACTTAATAATAGGATGTTCCTTTCTAGTTTTGCAATGTCTGAGCAATAAACCCGGCAGCTATTTTGTAGCAG
The DNA window shown above is from Gasterosteus aculeatus chromosome X, fGasAcu3.hap1.1, whole genome shotgun sequence and carries:
- the LOC120808591 gene encoding ETS homologous factor isoform X1; protein product: MSISPFTTLESPLTSSWSPTNSYPDVATWMSGYSNRLWPRDPKPQLWSKFQVWEWLQQVMDINQIDASSVPFQNFDMDGHQLCGLSYQDFIHAAGSAGPVLFHSITELKWSGQCHVELGHLELKPELDFSCSFSEVSYPPADLDVYSPSIPPIAPVASPTPSSPGEECTSYTIQQDIKRSLSRQVKKHNPRGIHLWEFIRDILLNPERNPGLIKWEDRAEGVFRFLKSDAVAQLWGKKKNNISMTYEKLSRAMRYYYKREILERVDGRRLVYKFGRNARGWRESDM
- the LOC120808591 gene encoding ETS homologous factor isoform X2; its protein translation is MSISPFTTLESPLTSSWSPTNSYPDVATWMSGYSNRLWPRDPKPQLWSKFQVWEWLQQVMDINQIDASSVPFQNFDMDGHQLCGLSYQDFIHAAGSAGPVLFHSITELKWSGQCHVELGHLELKPELDFSCSFSEVSYPPADLDVYSPSIPPIAPVASPTPSSPDIKRSLSRQVKKHNPRGIHLWEFIRDILLNPERNPGLIKWEDRAEGVFRFLKSDAVAQLWGKKKNNISMTYEKLSRAMRYYYKREILERVDGRRLVYKFGRNARGWRESDM